One region of Microbacterium sufflavum genomic DNA includes:
- a CDS encoding GNAT family N-acetyltransferase, giving the protein MDTLALRPWSPADLPLLHAANTPEMTAHLNGPESEAEILARHERYLRLQRDGEARMFAIVDESGTPLGSIGRWKVEGSAGPSWETGWFVLPAAQGRRVAARALSLLVAEAREHHEGRRLLLAFPAVDNPASNAVCRRGGFELVGVATERFRGADLTVNEWALDLTATPRAT; this is encoded by the coding sequence ATGGACACCCTCGCCCTGCGGCCGTGGTCGCCCGCCGACCTGCCGCTGCTGCACGCCGCCAACACCCCGGAGATGACCGCGCATCTCAACGGACCGGAGAGCGAGGCGGAGATCCTGGCGCGTCACGAGCGGTACCTCCGGCTGCAGCGCGACGGCGAGGCGCGGATGTTCGCGATCGTCGACGAGAGCGGTACGCCGCTCGGCTCGATCGGGCGGTGGAAGGTCGAGGGAAGCGCGGGCCCCTCATGGGAGACCGGGTGGTTCGTGCTGCCCGCGGCGCAGGGGCGGAGGGTCGCCGCGCGGGCGCTGTCCCTCCTCGTCGCGGAGGCGCGCGAGCACCACGAGGGCCGGAGGCTGCTGCTCGCGTTCCCCGCGGTCGACAACCCGGCCTCCAACGCGGTGTGCCGCCGCGGCGGGTTTGAGCTCGTGGGCGTGGCGACCGAGCGGTTCCGCGGGGCCGACCTCACCGTGAACGAGTGGGCGCTCGACCTCACCGCGACCCCTCGCGCGACCTGA
- a CDS encoding zinc-ribbon domain-containing protein, with protein sequence MPDPVPTWWARRQFSRGAAVPYAVGTYRSAWSAYPELVRQYHPELNHGIALSQVPLAADVLLCWECPLGHRFAATPTEQRERPGRVRRRSSWCPECSALARPQPVVLGEARALPARPKKPAPALCTKTPDLPKGTPFLSACAPKPASAAEAKLRAMLRDRLEFTDGLNAIKVVLPFFRHTEVWPDILLPELRVAIEYDSVGRHGLEHVGKREEADRRKDRAVRGAGWEVVRLRTGPLEPLGPYDVQLTGLGRAAIDRLVERLREIRGPLLVDPYLRA encoded by the coding sequence ATGCCAGATCCCGTGCCGACGTGGTGGGCGAGACGCCAGTTCTCGCGCGGTGCCGCCGTGCCCTACGCGGTGGGCACCTACCGGTCGGCGTGGTCGGCGTATCCCGAGCTCGTCCGCCAGTACCACCCGGAGCTGAACCACGGCATCGCGCTGTCGCAGGTGCCGCTGGCCGCCGACGTGCTGCTGTGCTGGGAGTGTCCGCTCGGGCACCGGTTCGCGGCCACCCCGACCGAGCAGCGCGAACGACCGGGGCGCGTGCGGCGGCGTTCGTCGTGGTGTCCGGAGTGCTCCGCGCTCGCCCGCCCGCAGCCGGTGGTGCTGGGCGAGGCTCGCGCGCTGCCCGCCCGCCCGAAGAAGCCCGCCCCCGCGCTGTGCACGAAGACCCCCGACCTGCCGAAGGGCACCCCGTTCCTCAGCGCGTGCGCGCCGAAGCCCGCGTCGGCGGCCGAGGCGAAGCTGCGCGCGATGCTGCGCGACCGGCTGGAGTTCACCGATGGCCTCAACGCGATCAAGGTCGTGCTGCCGTTCTTCCGGCACACCGAGGTGTGGCCCGACATCCTGCTGCCCGAGCTGCGGGTCGCGATCGAGTACGACTCCGTCGGCCGTCACGGGCTCGAGCACGTCGGCAAGCGCGAGGAGGCCGACCGCCGCAAGGACCGCGCGGTGCGGGGCGCCGGCTGGGAGGTCGTGCGGCTGCGCACCGGTCCGCTCGAACCCCTCGGCCCGTACGACGTGCAGCTCACGGGGCTCGGCCGGGCGGCGATCGATCGGCTCGTCGAGCGGCTCCGCGAGATCCGGGGCCCGCTCCTCGTCGACCCGTATCTGCGCGCGTGA
- a CDS encoding alpha/beta hydrolase: protein MLGETVTLNAERGVTLTCYVQPVDGEFAGVTARPAVLILPGGGYQYCSDREADPVAYPFLAAGYQAFVLRYSVGDQGAWPRPLDDYEQAMAQLTANAEAWHLDPTKIAVIGFSAGGHLAAVAATMAEHRPAAAILGYPVILPEIADRCRPGMPYPAEHVTADTAPTFLFHTRDDDVTVVENTLAFASALAGAGVPFEAHVYSYGAHGFSTGAAHLNPRPLTPRARSWVPESIAWLDETLGALTASGIGEPRLSSDGATGGRTPA from the coding sequence ATGCTCGGCGAGACCGTCACCCTGAACGCCGAGCGCGGCGTCACGCTCACCTGCTACGTGCAGCCCGTCGACGGCGAGTTCGCCGGGGTCACGGCCCGCCCGGCCGTGCTGATCCTCCCCGGCGGCGGCTACCAGTACTGCAGCGACCGGGAGGCGGATCCCGTCGCCTACCCGTTCCTCGCGGCGGGGTATCAGGCGTTCGTGCTGCGCTATTCGGTCGGCGATCAGGGAGCCTGGCCGCGCCCGCTCGACGACTACGAGCAGGCGATGGCACAGCTCACGGCGAACGCCGAGGCGTGGCACCTCGACCCGACGAAGATCGCCGTCATCGGGTTCTCCGCCGGCGGGCACCTCGCGGCGGTCGCGGCGACCATGGCCGAGCACCGGCCCGCCGCCGCGATCCTCGGCTACCCGGTGATCCTGCCGGAGATCGCCGACCGCTGCCGACCGGGCATGCCCTACCCGGCGGAGCACGTCACGGCCGACACCGCCCCCACCTTCCTCTTCCACACGCGCGACGACGACGTGACGGTCGTGGAGAACACGCTCGCCTTCGCCTCCGCGCTGGCCGGAGCCGGAGTGCCCTTCGAGGCCCACGTCTACTCGTACGGTGCCCACGGTTTCTCGACCGGGGCGGCGCACCTGAACCCGCGCCCCCTCACGCCGCGCGCCCGGAGCTGGGTTCCCGAGAGCATCGCGTGGCTCGACGAGACCCTCGGTGCCCTCACCGCCTCCGGCATCGGCGAGCCGCGGCTGTCGTCCGATGGAGCGACGGGCGGACGCACACCCGCGTGA
- a CDS encoding MFS transporter: protein MHPRAPRPPLPPAFTRLSWSSVLTQFAEQIALVAVPLAAVLLLGADAASTALLQVAQTLPFLLLAIPFGLLVDRSSPRRLLLLSEALRASTLVAVIVLLALDALRFESLLALGFAGAVGTMGISVAVPAAVPRTVSRDRLVDANRWLELGRSAAFIGGPAVAGAIVSLGGADTAFVVASVACLAALVVLARTDIPARVAAPRMTPWRDIGEGLRFAFSHALLRPMIVTSFVFNVGWFLLQSVFVVYALDRLGMTPATVGAAMAVYGGGMVIGALLAPVLSRRFALGALTMLGPLGGFAAALLMAATLWVPVPVPVPVPAPAFAFAAYLLFGLGPVLWTIGTTSLRQAVTPVSMIGRVSSVLVVATYGARPVGAALGAVVAAGVGVEACIVLCAGVFAAQLGYVLLSALRRVREIPADPADAAVEATPPDESAGGRTAPSARGSASE, encoded by the coding sequence ATGCACCCGCGAGCCCCCCGCCCTCCGCTGCCTCCGGCGTTCACGCGACTGTCCTGGTCGAGCGTCCTCACGCAGTTCGCCGAGCAGATCGCCCTGGTGGCCGTCCCGCTCGCAGCCGTGCTGCTGCTGGGCGCCGACGCCGCGAGCACGGCGCTGCTCCAGGTCGCGCAGACCCTCCCGTTCCTGCTGCTCGCCATCCCGTTCGGGCTCCTCGTCGACCGTTCGTCTCCGCGCCGGCTCCTCCTGCTGTCCGAGGCGCTGCGCGCGAGCACGCTCGTGGCGGTGATCGTCCTCCTCGCCCTCGACGCCCTGCGCTTCGAGTCGTTGCTGGCCCTCGGTTTCGCGGGAGCCGTGGGCACCATGGGCATCAGCGTCGCCGTGCCCGCCGCCGTTCCGCGCACCGTCTCGCGCGATCGCCTGGTCGACGCGAACCGGTGGCTGGAGCTCGGGCGCAGTGCGGCGTTCATCGGGGGGCCGGCGGTCGCCGGTGCCATCGTGTCGCTGGGCGGCGCCGACACCGCGTTCGTCGTGGCGAGCGTCGCCTGCCTGGCCGCGCTGGTCGTGCTCGCGCGCACCGACATCCCCGCCCGCGTGGCCGCACCCCGCATGACACCCTGGCGCGACATCGGCGAGGGACTGCGCTTCGCGTTCTCGCATGCGCTGCTGCGGCCGATGATCGTGACCTCCTTCGTGTTCAACGTGGGATGGTTCCTGCTGCAGTCCGTGTTCGTGGTCTACGCGCTCGACCGCCTCGGCATGACCCCCGCGACGGTCGGTGCCGCGATGGCCGTGTACGGCGGCGGCATGGTCATCGGCGCGCTGCTCGCCCCGGTGCTGTCGCGACGGTTCGCGCTCGGCGCCCTGACGATGCTGGGGCCGCTCGGCGGGTTCGCCGCCGCACTCCTGATGGCTGCGACGCTGTGGGTGCCGGTGCCGGTGCCGGTGCCGGTGCCGGCGCCGGCGTTCGCGTTCGCGGCGTATCTGCTGTTCGGGCTCGGGCCGGTGCTGTGGACCATCGGCACGACGTCGCTGCGTCAGGCGGTGACGCCGGTGTCGATGATCGGCCGGGTGTCGTCGGTGCTGGTCGTCGCCACGTACGGGGCCCGCCCGGTCGGCGCGGCGCTCGGGGCCGTGGTCGCCGCCGGGGTGGGAGTCGAGGCGTGCATCGTGCTGTGCGCCGGGGTGTTCGCCGCGCAGCTCGGCTACGTCCTGCTCTCGGCGCTGCGCCGGGTGCGGGAGATCCCCGCCGACCCCGCGGACGCTGCGGTCGAGGCGACACCGCCGGACGAGTCCGCGGGCGGACGGACGGCACCCTCCGCCCGGGGGTCCGCATCCGAGTAG
- a CDS encoding VOC family protein, whose translation MTPVVTALDHVQLPAKNLDEAIGWYSDVLGFRVLTHYGTYAMLRLDPGLDLMLWEAAEYTPMRVTVDGETKPALFLKTERFDDLAARLRASDTQIASIEDLGFARFLKFSDPSDNFLGAIAFAGEPANAG comes from the coding sequence ATGACCCCCGTCGTCACCGCCCTCGACCATGTCCAGCTGCCCGCGAAGAACCTGGACGAGGCCATCGGCTGGTACTCGGACGTGCTCGGTTTCCGCGTGCTCACGCACTACGGGACCTACGCCATGCTGCGCCTGGACCCCGGCCTCGACCTCATGCTCTGGGAGGCGGCGGAGTACACGCCGATGCGGGTCACCGTGGACGGCGAGACGAAGCCGGCCCTCTTCCTCAAGACGGAGCGCTTCGACGACCTGGCCGCGCGGCTGCGGGCGTCCGACACGCAGATCGCCAGCATCGAGGACCTGGGCTTCGCGCGGTTCCTGAAGTTCTCCGACCCCAGCGACAACTTCCTGGGCGCGATCGCGTTCGCGGGGGAACCCGCCAACGCGGGTTAG
- a CDS encoding class I SAM-dependent methyltransferase: MDDYWNHNTAYHRELVAAVRQGARVLDVGCGDGLLLQKLAGRASQVTGIDPDAAALSRARERFPQSSPVRLIHGDLLSSPDLEGQRFDLVTCVATLHHLPLIPALERLRDLLAPGGQLRIVGLSANASVLDWAISGALLLPIRVMSGVHRESGYPDMTTARPSESLTHIRDAAATILPGSRVRRRFYYRYSLTWTKPA, from the coding sequence GTGGACGACTACTGGAATCACAACACCGCCTACCACCGGGAACTCGTCGCCGCCGTGCGCCAGGGGGCCCGAGTGCTCGACGTCGGCTGCGGCGACGGGCTCCTCCTTCAGAAGCTCGCGGGAAGGGCGAGCCAGGTCACGGGCATCGACCCCGACGCCGCGGCGCTCTCCCGAGCGAGGGAGCGGTTCCCGCAGTCCTCGCCCGTGCGCCTTATCCACGGTGACCTGTTGAGCTCACCCGACCTGGAGGGGCAGCGGTTCGATCTCGTCACCTGCGTGGCCACGCTGCATCACCTGCCGCTGATCCCGGCACTCGAACGCCTGCGCGACCTGCTCGCTCCGGGAGGACAGCTCCGCATCGTCGGCCTGTCGGCAAACGCGAGCGTCCTCGACTGGGCGATCTCCGGGGCGTTGCTGCTCCCGATCCGGGTCATGAGCGGGGTGCACCGTGAGTCCGGCTATCCGGACATGACGACCGCACGACCGTCCGAATCCCTCACGCACATCCGCGACGCCGCTGCCACGATCCTCCCGGGCAGCCGGGTGCGACGACGGTTCTACTACCGCTACAGCCTCACGTGGACGAAACCGGCGTGA
- a CDS encoding LacI family DNA-binding transcriptional regulator, with protein sequence MSKRLAEVARKVGVSEATVSRVLNDKPGVSDATRQAVLTALDVLGYERPTKLRGERARLVGLVLPELQNPIFPAFAEIVGGALTQNGYTPLLCTQNAGGVTESDYVDLLLAQQVSGVVFLGGNYTQADAAHQHYERLRAVNLPTVLVNARVPELPFPTVSTDDVAAAEQAVLHVHQLGHRRIGLLLGPDDHIPSRRKLDAARRLLDQLGSPLSDELVARGLYSLESGQAGAARLFAAGATALVCASDPMALGAVRAARRAGLSVPGDVSVVGFDDSALMSCTEPPLTTVRQPIESMGRAVIELLLAQIAGTPQAADELLFEPELVLRASTGPLH encoded by the coding sequence ATGTCGAAGCGTCTGGCAGAGGTGGCCCGCAAGGTCGGCGTGAGCGAGGCGACGGTCAGCCGCGTGCTCAACGACAAGCCCGGCGTCTCGGACGCCACCCGGCAGGCCGTGCTCACGGCGCTGGACGTGCTGGGCTACGAGCGGCCCACGAAGCTGCGCGGCGAGCGGGCGCGCCTTGTCGGTCTCGTGCTGCCGGAGCTGCAGAACCCGATCTTCCCCGCGTTCGCCGAGATCGTCGGCGGGGCGCTCACCCAGAACGGCTACACGCCCCTGCTCTGCACGCAGAACGCCGGCGGGGTCACCGAGTCCGACTACGTGGACCTGCTGCTCGCCCAGCAGGTCTCGGGCGTGGTGTTCCTCGGCGGCAACTACACCCAGGCCGATGCCGCCCACCAGCACTACGAGCGGCTGCGGGCGGTGAACCTGCCGACCGTGCTCGTGAACGCGCGCGTGCCGGAGCTGCCGTTCCCCACCGTCTCCACCGACGACGTCGCGGCCGCGGAGCAGGCCGTGCTCCACGTGCATCAGCTCGGGCACCGGCGCATCGGTCTGCTGCTCGGGCCGGACGACCACATCCCCTCGCGCCGCAAGCTCGACGCCGCCCGCCGACTGCTCGACCAGCTCGGCTCTCCGCTCAGCGACGAGCTCGTGGCGCGCGGCCTCTACTCGCTCGAGTCGGGCCAGGCGGGAGCCGCGCGACTGTTCGCCGCCGGAGCCACGGCCCTGGTGTGCGCGAGCGACCCGATGGCGCTCGGGGCCGTGCGTGCCGCCCGCCGCGCCGGGCTGTCCGTGCCGGGCGACGTGAGCGTGGTCGGCTTCGACGACTCGGCGCTGATGAGCTGCACCGAGCCGCCGCTGACCACCGTGCGCCAGCCGATCGAGTCGATGGGCCGGGCCGTGATCGAGCTGCTGCTCGCGCAGATCGCGGGCACGCCGCAGGCCGCCGACGAGCTGCTGTTCGAGCCCGAGCTCGTGCTGCGCGCCTCCACCGGTCCGCTGCACTGA
- a CDS encoding glycoside hydrolase family 13 protein produces the protein MRRPVDTDVLRSTAPASRPVPPTDEGWWRTAVIYQIYVRSFADGNGDGVGDLAGVRSRLGYLKSLGVDALWFTPWYRSPLADGGYDVQDYRAIDPRFGTLEEAELLIAEALELGIRTIVDIVPNHISDRHEWFRQALAAGPGSPERERFWFHPGRGADGSGIPTNWVSSFQGETWTRTRNADGTPGEWYLHLFTPQQPDLNWNHPDVRREHEEVLRFWLDRGVAGVRIDSAALPVKDPALPDLPAGSAPAEDHPHIDRDELHDIYREWRAVADDYAGERVLVGEVWLDDAERFARYLRPGEMHTAFNFGFMTQPWDAAAMRASITRTLAEHAPVGAPATWVLSNHDVTRPVTRYGQADSSFAFERKRFGTATDTARGLRRARAAALLVAALPGSLYVYQGDELGLPEVELPLDAIEDPMHFRSHGVDPGRDGCRVPLPWAGDASPYGFGGAPWLPQPADWAGLTVDAQELDPASTLHLYRAAIRLRREVRDLANGELSWLELGSDVLAFRRGDDTVSITNLGATPIPLPAHHAVLLSSTPLDGTLPADATAWLTLRPARTGRAPH, from the coding sequence ATGAGGAGACCCGTGGACACCGACGTTCTGCGCAGCACCGCCCCCGCTTCCCGGCCCGTCCCCCCGACGGACGAGGGCTGGTGGCGCACCGCGGTGATCTACCAGATCTACGTGCGCAGCTTCGCCGACGGGAACGGCGACGGCGTCGGCGACCTCGCCGGCGTCCGCTCCCGCCTCGGGTATCTGAAGAGCCTCGGCGTTGACGCCCTCTGGTTCACCCCCTGGTACCGCAGCCCCCTCGCCGACGGCGGCTACGACGTGCAGGACTACCGCGCCATCGACCCGCGCTTCGGCACCCTGGAGGAGGCCGAGCTGCTGATCGCCGAGGCACTGGAGCTCGGCATCCGCACCATCGTCGACATCGTGCCCAACCACATCTCCGACCGCCACGAGTGGTTCCGGCAGGCACTGGCCGCCGGCCCCGGCAGCCCGGAGCGGGAACGGTTCTGGTTCCACCCCGGCCGCGGCGCCGACGGTTCCGGCATCCCCACCAACTGGGTGTCGAGCTTCCAGGGCGAGACCTGGACGCGCACGCGCAACGCCGACGGCACACCGGGCGAGTGGTACCTGCACCTGTTCACGCCGCAGCAGCCCGACCTCAACTGGAACCACCCCGACGTGCGCCGCGAGCACGAGGAGGTGCTGCGCTTCTGGCTCGACCGCGGCGTCGCCGGTGTGCGCATCGACTCCGCCGCCCTGCCGGTGAAGGACCCCGCGCTGCCCGACCTGCCCGCAGGCTCCGCCCCCGCGGAGGACCACCCGCACATCGACCGCGACGAGCTGCACGACATCTACCGCGAGTGGCGGGCCGTGGCCGACGACTACGCCGGAGAGCGCGTGCTCGTCGGCGAGGTGTGGCTCGACGACGCCGAGCGCTTCGCGCGGTACCTGCGACCCGGCGAGATGCACACGGCGTTCAACTTCGGGTTCATGACCCAGCCCTGGGACGCCGCGGCCATGCGCGCCTCCATCACCCGCACCCTCGCCGAACACGCACCGGTCGGCGCCCCCGCCACCTGGGTGCTGTCGAACCACGACGTCACGCGCCCCGTCACCCGCTACGGGCAGGCCGACTCGTCGTTCGCGTTCGAGCGCAAGCGCTTCGGCACCGCGACCGACACCGCGCGCGGGCTGCGGCGAGCGCGCGCCGCAGCCCTCCTCGTGGCGGCGCTGCCCGGCAGCCTGTACGTGTACCAGGGCGACGAGCTGGGGCTGCCCGAGGTGGAGCTGCCGCTCGACGCGATCGAAGACCCGATGCACTTCCGGTCGCACGGCGTCGACCCCGGCCGCGACGGGTGCCGGGTGCCGCTGCCGTGGGCGGGCGACGCGAGCCCGTACGGGTTCGGCGGTGCCCCGTGGCTGCCGCAGCCCGCCGACTGGGCCGGGCTCACGGTCGACGCGCAGGAGCTCGACCCCGCGTCCACCCTGCACCTCTACCGCGCGGCCATCCGGCTGCGCCGCGAGGTGCGCGACCTGGCGAACGGCGAGCTGTCGTGGCTCGAGCTCGGGTCCGACGTGCTCGCGTTCCGCCGCGGCGACGACACCGTCAGCATCACCAACCTCGGTGCGACGCCGATCCCGCTCCCCGCCCACCACGCGGTGCTGCTGTCCAGCACGCCGCTCGACGGCACCCTGCCGGCCGACGCCACCGCGTGGCTCACGCTGCGCCCGGCGCGCACCGGTCGCGCGCCCCACTGA